A region of Vitis vinifera cultivar Pinot Noir 40024 chromosome 15, ASM3070453v1 DNA encodes the following proteins:
- the LOC100265481 gene encoding probable glutathione S-transferase, whose translation MAEELKLFRTWSSVFALRIVWALKIKGVEYETIFEDLSNKSPSLLQYNPVHKKVPVLVHNGKPIAESLVILEYIDETWRETPLLPEDPYERAMARFWAKFGDDKVLTSIVWGVFFKEGKEQEEAMLEAMEHLQFLEDELKGKRFFGGERIGFVDLALGWLANMISIFEEVAGLKMVDEDKFPLLAAWMQEFADSPIIKDNWPPRDKMIAKFQALRDAKLAAAASK comes from the exons ATGGCAGAAGAATTGAAACTTTTCAGAACATGGTCAAGTGTTTTTGCTCTGAGGATTGTTTGGGCTCTCAAAATCAAAGGCGTAGAGTATGAAACCATATTTGAAGATCTCTCCAACAAGAGCCCTTCACTTCTCCAGTATAATCCTGTCCACAAAAAGGTTCCAGTTCTTGTACACAATGGCAAACCCATCGCTGAATCGCTTGTCATTCTTGAATACATCGATGAGACATGGAGGGAAACTCCCTTGTTGCCTGAAGACCCTTACGAGAGAGCCATGGCTCGCTTCTGGGCCAAATTTGGTGACGATAAG GTTTTGACATCAATAGTTTGGGGTGTCTTCTTCAAGGAAGGGAAAGAGCAGGAGGAAGCTATGCTTGAAGCCATGGAGCATCTCCAGTTCTTGGAAGACGAGCTGAAGGGGAAGAGGTTCTTTGGGGGAGAGAGGATCGGGTTTGTTGATCTTGCCTTGGGATGGCTTGCTAACATGATCAGCATATTTGAAGAGGTAGCTGGCCTGAAAATGGTGGATGAGGATAAGTTTCCATTGCTGGCGGCGTGGATGCAAGAGTTTGCAGATTCTCCCATAATCAAAGACAACTGGCCACCTCGAGACAAGATGATTGCCAAGTTCCAGGCCCTTCGTGATGCCAAACTTGCAGCAGCAGCATCTAAATGA